DNA from Triticum aestivum cultivar Chinese Spring chromosome 7D, IWGSC CS RefSeq v2.1, whole genome shotgun sequence:
CAACATTGCCCAAGCAACCATGGGAAAACACGCAACAACATAGGTTGAGTCTCAGGAAATTTCAGGGATTGTCACACAGGCCACAGTTTTCATTAGTCGCAGGGAAATGTTCGGCGTTCCAAACAGGGCCTGAAAAATCTCAAAAAACCGAAGGACCTGATCTAATGACGTCAATCGAAATTTGCATCAACACCAGCAGTATAGCATGGCAATGCTTGGTTGTTGCTCTTTGATAATAGCACATTGACATATGTAACATTGGATAATTTGCACTGCAAGTGTACCACGAGCGGAGTTAAGCAATGCCGATGTCAGTCCATACATGTTCCAGTTCCACAAATCAGATTAGAATTATCTCACGGCCGAGAAAAGGGAATAAACTATATCAATCAGCCGCCCCGTGCCTCCCTCCTGGTGGCGTCATGGAGGATGTCGATGTCAACCCCGTCCTGCGGAAGCAGGACGTAACGCACCACAGATCCCCTGATGAAGCAGTTCCGCACCGATAGCTGCCAACAGGAATTGTCAGATTAGCGTGTGCAAATGAGATCAATGTTAGTACTACTTTACTAGTTTCCATAGTAGCCACGAACAGATGCATCGAGTGTTTTACAGATATACTAATTAACCGGTCGAGTATGACACGAGTGGCGTAACATACATGGTTTGTTGACCAAACATGGACATGAACGATATCTGACATACAGGCAACTATCACGGCCAACAAAACATTACACTATATGATACTAGCTTTACTTCCCTTTGGGAATACCCCATGTTCATGCACTCGTCCTTTAATTCACTCTAAGCTACCTAGGGGTTAAAGCTCTCACAATCAATTAAGGTGTACAATTTCAGATTTTGCCCCACGACTTTGACTTGGTCACTCGGTGGGTGACCTACATGGGATTTACTTTTTGTCACTGTATGGCATGTCAGTTAGACTAGGCGTTTGGTCTAACCAAATCGATCAGTTCGGTTCTTCAATTAATAAAGAAATTTGGTTCCTTCGTATATGTGATGACTGGTCGGTTACTCCACAAATGCAAAACCGATTGATTTTTGCACCTAGAACTCGGTTCAGCCCTCGGTCATGACTGAAGAGGACCGCTATTTTCTGAGAGGAACAAATCACGAGTCAAATCTTAATAAGCAAGAAACGATGGAACATACGAGCAGAAATCAAGCACTCGCAGGAATGGTAGGAGGAAGGAAATGCCAGAAATCGTTGCAGGCGAGCCGCCGGCCGCTATGCGAGTGCTATGAATGCTATCATCGGCCATGAAGAAGCCATGGCCATCGCGCGAGGAAGCCATGTGAAGCCATGTGAACGACCGGACACTATGCGTTAGGAGATTCTGGCACAACCTCCGGCCATGAAGGACAGAAGGAGCCATGGCCACAGCCGCGTACAAGTCATGGACGCTGGGACTATGCGAGGTAGGAGAACGGAGGAGGCGCTATGGTGAAGAATGGAACGCATTAGGATTGGGGGTTGCGTACGTTTGGGCGGATGTAAGGCTACGTAGGTGTAATTGGTAGATGGGCTATTGCCTATTCGGCTTAGTTTGCTAGGCCTTGATGCAATATCTCAGTCCAAAGAGCTAAGTTCGGTTTTGAACATTGCTAACCTTTTTCGACTTTGGTCTTGGTTTTCTCGATCCAGTTTTCGGTTCATGGATTTCTGCCCACCCCTACCGGACACTTGTTACACCTAGCCCGGTATGATGTCCCGTGTCACTTAGTTGCCCTTTTCGGCGGTGTGTGTCGGCTGCACATGTGTTTGCTTAATTGGGGTCCTTAGGAGAGACGAGAAGGGTCACTTTGCTACTTGCAACCGGAGACTGTGGCGTCAGTTCATTCGACTGTTGTGTCGCTCTATCTTTCTGTTCTAGCTTCCCTTCAAGTCCGTGCTCTTCCGCACCTGCTGCATCAACGAGATTGGGCAGAGTGTAGACATCGTCTGCTCCTCCATGTTGAACCTCGACCTATTGCATCAACAAGATTGGGCAGAGTGTAGAAGTCGTCCACTCCTCCGTGTTGGACCTCGACTGTTTCAGCATGGCCCTCAAGCTCGCGGGGTTCACCACCTTCTATTCACCGTTGACACTATGAACCGATGTAATGCCGCCACAATGGATGAATGATTTCTTGGCCTCGTGGGTGCTGATTTTGGTCGTATAGGCACAGATAGTTCAACTTGCGAAGGATGAAGGAGGGGAAGGACAAGTTCAGTGTCGGCATCATGGAGCCCAAGGTTGGGATCAACATCACCAAGGCCACCAGAATATGTTGCGAGTCCAGCGAGTATGTGTAAGAACTACTTCATGTCGTGTGACTGCATTTCGATTAGTTCATTGACCATCCTTTATTTTCCCTTTTGCTGTGATCCTTCTTTCAGTTTTCATTTGGTTTGGGGATAGGCAATGAGGAGAGGTCCTGTCATTCTGAATCCTGAGATTCAATGTTGATGGGGTGTTTGGTTGATGGGTTTTGGGCGACTTGTTTCCGTTTTGATTTGATGGATCTTTGGGGTTATGGTTGTTGCGATGGTGCGCACGTGCTATGTGTTCTTGCGTTGGGGAGGATGGTGCCGTCTGTCACTTTATTAGGGGCGGTGTCTTACGATTTTGTTGTTATTTCTCTGCGTTTGTTGGTTGGAGTCCTTCGGTTTCTTTGTTCTTGTGTTGCCTAGGCCTTTGTTCTTGTGTATGTGGCTGACCGTGTTCTATCAATACAAGGAACACTGAAGCAACCAGAGAGACGCTCGGAGGCAAGCGGTGCGGCATAGCGCCCATACACTTCTAGTAACAAGCAATCTTCACTAATGGTTATCTACTCTAAATACCAATGAGAGCAGTTCAAAAGGGTATCCACTCTGAAATACCTCCACAGAATATCATTAGTTCAACTTAGCTGCCCAAAAGGACAACTACATATCTACAATACTAGATCAGTGCATTATATGCTATCCAAAATGGCATGCATCACCTATTTGGTTGTATGGAAAAAAGGATATGCCATCCATTGTTTCTAAGGCGTATGTAATGGCAATAGGGGCGCCCTCCGATGGCAAAGCGTCGAGCCTGCCCTAGACAGCTTCGTAAAGCATTCACTTTAGACCATAGGGTATATGAATCGTCTTCCTAGGCATGCAAGGTGACGCCTTGGGCCAGATCAGATGCCATTGGCTGCTCCCACGCGGGGAAGAGTGGCCCGAGCGGGAAACTTTCATGGGAAAGATTGGGCCCACACGCAACCGCAAACAGGTACAAGGCGGAGGGCAGGAGAGAGGATCGGACCAAACGTCCAATCCACGCAAGAGGGATTCCTTTTCTCCTCTCTCACCTTTGGTGGCGGCTCCTTCCTCCACGGCTCCGATCTGTGCCTCTCCTCTCCGGGCTCAGCTCCCCCTCCTCTGGTGCAACAGCAAGGTGTGGCTCCCATTCTAGTCTCGCTTCTCACCTGCCCTTCACTGCTTCTATCCCACCCCTCCAATACTCTGTTTCTCCCTGCAGTGTAGCTAGATGTGCTTGGCTGCTTGCCTGTTCCTTCTCCTCTGCATCCAGATCCTCCCAAATCTGCTTCTCCATCCACAAGGCAGCAGCCCCACCACCTCTTCTCTCCTTCCCCATATTTGATCTGGTTGCTCTAGTGATTTGGctcttctctctttttatttcatGGCTGATTGGGCCTTCTCTCAGTGTTGCTGCAGTAGCCAGGTGTCCTCATGGATCCTGTGGCTGGTAATGCTTATGATCTATTCAACGATCCTAGGAGAAGAGCTACATCCGACGATCCGGCTTGGAAGTATGGGTTCTGGCCAGATTTAGAGAGGAAGGACTTACTCCAGTGTACATTGTGTGGCAAGATGATCCATGCTGGAGTGAGAAGGCTGAAGCAGCACCTTTCTGGGGGTTCTAGTGATGTGGATAAGTGTCCCGAGGCATCCATGGAGATTAGGATAGAGATGTGCAATTCCTTAAACACATATGTATGTACAGTTTATTATGTTAGTGCTAGTTGTTAAATCTCCTAATTGTCTGCCatatattgtatatgtatgtgtcTAAGGCGTCGTCTTGCCTTGCGTTTTAGTGCCTCGCCTCGCCTTACAAACATTGATCACAGCACAATGTTAGCTTTTAAACCACAAGGTTCACACAACAATTCAATTCCGACTGTTCAGATTGTTACATGAGTAATGTGTACTGGGATTAAGGGACCAACATTTCATGTTCAGGTATTAACAACACCTTCTATAACATGTTATAAACCAGGTGAAGCACTCATTACCAATCTACAAAATTTGTTGCATGTATGCGGCTAGAATCTTAACCTTATGAAATTACCTGGCATTATTTATTACAAGAAGCTTAACCTACCAAGATCAAACGAGTACTAGCAGATTTTTGGTACAGAACGAGCTAACCATGTCTGGTTAACACTAGAGGCACTAATTTAAAACTTAACGGAATCAACATATGAGGTATGTGAAACATAACACAGAGACCCACTAGAGATACTCGTTTAAGACTTTAATTGAATCAACATATAGAATATACAGAATATAATCAGGTCGCACACGTGATGCCTTACTTATTATTTCTACCATGTCTTTAGAACTTTAGACCCAAATTGTATGTATTTCAGGAAGCGTGGATACCATCCATTTAGACAACACCCCTGAATTGAGCTATAACTAATGATATTAAGGTAGACTGCTAGGAAGTCGAATGAAGCAGAGCAACCATCACTAGTATATAACTTACAATTAGATCGCTTGCTTAAAGCTACTCTTTGGTATTTACTTCTAAGATAAACCTTAACCATTGCACCAAGAATCTGGAATCGCAAGTCTACAATCCCAACAGGAACCAACCACTACCCTGTGTTTCCTAAGTCAACGAACGCACCTTGCAGCCTATAACAAGAGTATGACACAAAAACAATCACCTAAGCAGCAAGATATTGGGTTAGTCTTCATCTAGGGAATCAAGCGATCCATATAGTGCTCTACTAAAACAGGCAGGCGGCTTATAGGCATTGACTAATTACGCACTGGCATAAGCCGGATGAAGATGATCATACCATGTGAGGATACTTGTCCTGGTCGACGACCCGAGTGTTCTCGAGCTTGATGTTGAGGTACTGATCCACCGAGTGGAGCGTGCCGCGGATGGCCAGGTCGTTCTTGAGCTCGACCGTAACCTCCTTCCCGACGAGCTCCTTGAAGTAGGAGAAGAACAGCTGTACAACAAACGAGCATCAAATCAACCATGCCGGCTTCAGGACCTGGCTCAAAAGCCTGAGCTACTCACCATATTGGCTTCAGAAAGCTCGCCGCCGATTCACCGGAGGGGGTGAGGACGCTGGTCGGCAGAGCCAGGCGGTGGTTGACGGGGTTGGGGCGCCGCCGCCGGATGGGGGTGGTGAAGGGGGGAGAGGGAGATTGAGTGGCAGGGACTCTGGTTTCTGGGAGACGGACGACGAGAACCCTAGGCTAGCGTCGCGGGCTGATTGGGCGGACAAGGCCCAGCCTGCTCTTTCGACAACTTGTTTTTTTCACGACGAAAGTATGGGACCGACCGACTAACTTTTGTTTTTTGAGCAAATCCGACCGCCTAAAGTAGGCAAATTAAAAAAAATATACTGTTCGGCGATTTTTTTCACCGGGGGGCACGACTTCTTCGAGGAAGCAGCAACTCACCTCTGGGGAGCCCGGTCAATGGGCCGACCCACATACTGCTCAGCGTGTTTTATCTTTTTTTGTTTTATATACTACTTGGATTTTCAATATTACCTACAAAAACTTAAATTTTCAATAAAGTTCAGGAAATTAAAAAATATTGAAAACGTTGAAAAATGCAAACAATTTTATGAATACATATAGTAACAAAAACATGTTCACGTGTTTCGAAAAAATGCATGTGATATTAAAAAAAGGTTAACCGGGTATTTAGAAAAAATGTTAAACATCTATACAAAATATTCCTAATGTATACGAAAAAATGTACAACCGATATGAAAACATCAAAATGTAAAACATACACAAAAAAAATTAGACATCAAAACATAgaaaaaatgttaattatgtataAAAATGTTAAACTGGTATAAAAGAATGTTCCTGGTGTATAGGAAAACAACGTACATGAAAAAAGCAGATGTCAAAGGCATATATTGGAAAATATATATATTTGAAATATCTTAAGCGTGTATAATAAATGTACATTCTATGTAAAGAAGAGTAGACACGtgttaaaaaaattgaaaataaagaGAGGAAAACAGATGAAAAATGGAAAGAAGAAAGAAACTGACAAAAAtccaaagaaaggaaaaaaaacgagAACAAAATTGTGCATAACATGAGAAACAGAAAAACCTTGTCCTACAGTAAAGGGTCGGGCCAGTAGAGCGCTCACGAGAGGCGAGATTGAACTTCACATTGCAATGGGTGATACATAGCTCTGGCGACTAACTAGAGGATACCCCTTCGCGAGGACCTCTAGGGGTCACTCGGGACGCTCCTGCGTTGACAAATGGTGCACCCAGCCGCCGTCACATGTCACGCACTTGGCACACCTGCGGGGACGTCTTTTTATATTCATTTCTGCATGCATTTTGGAAACTTTTTGGTTTGGGTGGATTTTGCTTGTTTTTCCTAGGTTTTTGTGGGGAAATACTATTTTTGACTTTTTTTATCGTGTGAAGCACTCCGTGTGAAAAAACATAGTGTGCTTCACAGTAAAGCGCAGACATGCTTTTCATTTTAGGGAAGCACAGAAATCACAACTTTGCTTTTTGAAAAGTAAAAAAGCATACTTGTGCTTCCGTGAGAAGCACAACTATTCTTCTCGGAAAAATGGTTCATGAAAAGAATCCGTCcaaacctattaacatgggatctatTTTAGAGGATCTCGATGCGAGAAAGACAACGATGAAAATGATTTAGGTGTATGGTTCAAGAGATAATACATTTAGAAAAAATACGAAACTCTCAGATTGCGACAAGTATTACACATGCAGTGAGTCACTCGTCACCATAAGAGAAGATAGGAGTGTTCTTTGTAACGGGTACCCTCCAACTAGTGATTTCAGAAAAGTATACTTTTCACCCCGAATCCACTTCAACAGAGCCATGACCCATGATTAATAAAGAAAAGGGTAAATGTAGCCTCTGAGTGGTTTTGCGACACATCGAGGGTGGTTTCGGTTGTAATAAGGCTGGTTGAATTATGAATGGTACGATGATGTGTCACTAAACGCTTTGGGAAGAAATTTTCCCGTTTGCAAGATGAACCCTAGCTCTCGAGTTCCTCTGTCTCCCTGGAACCCTAGCAGACGATTTCTCCCAAGCTCACGTCCGACAAGGATTCATCACACTCGACGAAATCCATCGAGGCCCCTTCACACGACAATGGCACCAGCGACTACTCTGTTGGATCCCAGCAACTCTATGTTTTGTGGGCGATGGGATCTTCAGGGGTGGGGAGATTGCCTGCTAGGGTCCCACGTAAACATGGGGTTTTAAGAGCTAGGGTTCGTTGCACAAATGAGGAAATTTTATCTCAAACCATTCAATGGCACggtttttttcgagagtacgccaaaggcataccatatttttatagaaggcagaaataTTTACAAGAAGTTGCGAGTGATGCGAGCATCacacaaagaaaaaagaaacacCTACACCCACACCTATGCAGCAAAGCCTACTCTCTCATAAAACTATCTAAACATCCAGCACCTAATCCGGCCTCCTTCCACTCTTTGATCTCGTCCATGATGTGTTGGTGTAGTTCATCGACCGTTTTTTGTTGATTTATCCGGTTGAACACCCTCGCGTTTCTTTGCTTCCAAAGCGACCATGCCACGACAACCACCAGCGTGTCAAAAGCTTTCTTGCTAGCCCTAGTGAAGTTGCTTCTAGCTAGCAACCACCACTCCAGCAGGTTATCCTGCCCATGCGGCCGAGTTACTACCAGATTCAAAGTAGTGAAGCATTGGTGCCACACTTGTCTCGCATAGGGGCATTGGATGTGTATATGCTCCGCATTGTCTTCCTCTTGCAAACACGTGAAGCAAGTTGATGGGTGGTCTTGCAGCCCATCGCGAGCTTGCTGATCCGACGTCCAAATCCGATGCTGGATAGCAAGCCAGATATGAATTTTACATTTTAGCGGCGCCCCACTCCTCCATATGCAATTAGCGTAAGGCACCCTCTCCAAGCCCTGGCATAGCCTGTTGTAAACCGATCGAGCCGTGTACTGCCCCGAAGCATCCGCTGGCCATGTGAATTGGTCTGGGGTGTGAGGATCCCGTGGGAAAGTGGCTATAGCCTGGCAAAGGTTTAGGAATTGGATGTGGCCAGTAAAGTTAAGCTCTCCCTCCAAGTCCTGGATCCAACTGTTATTATCCAGAGCTTGCTGAACCGTTTGATAATTTCTTCTTCTTAAGTCCACCATGCCATGAACCAGGGGTGCCAAATCCCGAATGGACGCTCCATGCAGCCAACGATCTCGCCAGAAGAGAGTTTTGGCTCCGTCTCCCACTGTGATGCAGACCAAACTATCAAAAACTTGTCTAGCTTCCAAGTCAACTATCAAGTGCATATCCTGCCATGGCCTGCTTGGATCGGTTCTCCGTAGCCATTTCCATCTAACTCGAAGTGCCAACGCTTGTAACTGCAAGTTTTTGACGCCCAGCCCGCCGAAACAAACTGGCCTGCAAATAGCGTCCCAAGCAACAAGACACTTCCCACCATTCACTTTCTCCTCCGCCGTCCAGAAGAAAGCTCGCATCCACTTGTCCAATTCCTCGAAAACCCACTTCGGGGCATCCATAACCATGAAGTGATGCACCGGCCTCGCTGACATTACCGACTTAACAAGGATGAGATGACCTGGGCATTGAATGAGTCCCCTCTGCCAAGCCGGAACTAGCTTTTTTGCCTTGTCCATGATCGGTTGCCACTCTGCACGCGTAAGCTGCCTGATCGCCAACTACAGTCCGAGATACTTGCAAGGAAACTCCCCAATATTGCACTGCAACATCGCCTCGACACGTGCTTGATCAATCTCATTGCCACGGATGAGGATGGTCGACGACTTTTGGTAGTTAACGCATAGCCCCGAAGCTTTTCCAAAGGCATGAAGCACGCTGCTGACAAAGCTCAAGTCCCCTTCCGAGGGCCTGACGAAAAGGGCGACATCATCCGCATAAATAGACACCCTTTGCATGGCCTAGATCCCGCGAAACGAGCTCAAAACTCCCTGTTCCACACCCTTGCTGAAAATCTTCGTGAGGACGTCCATGGCAATCACAAACAACAAGGGGGACACCGGGTCTCCTTGTCTAAGACCACAAGCATGAGTAATACTTCTCCCAGGAACGCCATTCACCATCACCTTAGTTGAAGCAGTTCTGAGCAGGATCCAGATCCATCCAATCCACTTAGCACCAAATCCTTTCTTTCTCAAAACCTCAAAGAGAAAAGGCCACGACAGGGAGTCGAAAGCGCATGAGATATCAAGCTTGAGAAACACCCCAGGTTGTCTTCGTTCATGGATCTTCCTAGCCACTTGCCTTACCAACAAGAAATTGTCATGCAGATTTCGTCCTTGGATAAAAGCCGATTGGTTCGAATCAACGACCTCTTTCATCCTCTTCCTTGCCCTGAGCGTGAGCATTTTAGCAAACAGCTTAGCCGGGCTGTGAGTTAGACTTATGGGTCGATAGTCACCAACAAGTTCCGCGTCCGGCTTTTTAGGGATAAGCACAATGTGTGCTCGATTAAGCTTGCCAAACCCTCTGCCATCTCCTACATATAACTTCATCATTACTGCCACCACGTCATGCTTAATGATGGGCCAGGCCTTCTGGTAGAAAGCACCAATGAAGCCATCCGGACCGGGGGCGCGATCCGGCGGCAACTCTCTAATGGTGTTCCACACTTCCTCTTCCATGAACATGCCCTCGAGCTCATGCACGTCGCATTCATCTATGTCCAGATAATCCAGGTCGAGGCTTTCCTCCCTAGCATCCCCCCTCCCAACAACTCCTCGTATGCTTCCGTGAAGATCTCACCCTTGCGCTCCTGATCGGTGGCAATCTCCTCTCCTTTTTTAACTTTAAGGATATAGTTTTTAGCTCTTCTCCCATTGGCCACAATCTGAAAAAGTTTTGTGTTGGCATCCCCTTCTCTCAACCATCTGATCCTAGATCTCTGCCGAGCTATAGTTCTCTCCAAGGACGCCAGGCCCAGCACAGCAAGCTTAAGGGAGCGCCGAAGCCACAACTCCTCGAGGGTAAGCAGTCTAGACTCCTGGGCTCTCTCCAATCGGAGGATAACATAGTTAGCCACAGCCATTTGGAGTTTGATATTTCCAACTTTCCGCTGTCCCCAAGCTTGTAGAAACGTCGCGGTATTCCTGAGTAGCGCGTCTAGCCTCTTGAAGGGGTACGTGATGGAATCGTCGCAGACCCAAGCTTCCTGAATCGCTTCCATGAAACCATCAAGATTATTCCAAAAAATCTCGAACCGAAATCTCTTTTTAGGGCAGAATTGTGCACTAGTAGACAAGTGCAGCGACGCGTGATCCGAGACATTAGTGGACATTGCTTGCAGCAAGCTGTCCGCAAAGTGGAGCTCCCAATCAACCGACACCAGGACTCTAACGATTTTGGTCATGACCGGCGCATCCCTTTCGTTGCTCCAGGTGAAATTTCGACCATGCATGTATAGCTGTTTTAGCTCATGCTCGTCCACAAAGTCCCTAAACTTTCTCATCATCGCATGGTTGAGATTGGTGTTGTTTTTCTCCGAGGCACGTAGGATCATGTTGAAGTCTCCAAGAATCATCCACGGGCCCTGACAAGCCACCCTTCTATTCTTAAGCTCCTCCAGGAATTGAGATTTAAGATCGTCTCCTTGGGGGCCATACACCACTGTGAGCCACCAATTCACTCCATCCTTAGTGTGCACAAGACCAGTAAGGGAGTTGTTGTCAAGCATGATGTTGTCAACCTCCATTACCGTTTTGTCCCATGCCAATAGGATACCACCACGTGTTTCATGCGCCGGAAGATAAGCAAAACCGTCAAGAGACGGTCCAATGCAATGCATAACAATGAAGGGGTCGATTACATCAAGCTTAGTCTCTTGAAGACATACTAGATTTACTTTCACCGAAGACACAAATTCTCTAACAGCCTTTTTCCTAGCCGGGCTGTTTAGGCCCCTAACATTCCAACACAAAATGTGCGGGTTTAGATCCATATAGAAGAAGAAACATCCAACACCGAGCGCACAATTAGTGTGCAACAACCGACAGCCCAGGCTCGTTGCGCAGCTCAATCCCTGATGGAACCTCCTTCCCAAACAACGCAGCAATCACCCTAACATGCTGGGCTCAAAGAGGGGAGTCAAATAGCTGCTGTAGCTCATCCACTATAGCCTCGTCCACCTCCAGGTCTTGCGGCGCCAATCCCAACGCATGCATGAGAACATTCTCGGCCGGAGAGGCCTTGCCTTGCTTGCTGTGGGGTGCCCTCTTCGTAGCACGTGTAGTGCGCCGCGGTGTGAAAGGCTCCGCCTCGGGCCTGAGTCCGGATGCTTGAACTTCCTTGAGCAATGGGGGGAAAGCTTATTCACAAGGCATGAGAAGAACCATTTGAGCTTATCAAAGGCAACTACCTCCTATGGCCTCATTCCTCCCAGATCTGACGATTGCACGGGCTGCATGTCGCCCTCAGCGTTCAAGTTCAGCACTGTGTTATGCATGCCATGGTCAGCCGAAGTGGCTGCTGGGTCGTCCAACTCCCCCACCAATGGAGCAGTCTG
Protein-coding regions in this window:
- the LOC123167833 gene encoding sm-like protein LSM2; translation: MLFFSYFKELVGKEVTVELKNDLAIRGTLHSVDQYLNIKLENTRVVDQDKYPHMLSVRNCFIRGSVVRYVLLPQDGVDIDILHDATRREARGG